Proteins encoded in a region of the Magallana gigas chromosome 8, xbMagGiga1.1, whole genome shotgun sequence genome:
- the LOC105328928 gene encoding hydroxylysine kinase, whose translation MTDESKAVLNPGEKVQPDVSKEEAGRLLQRLYGMSAIKVDELSSYDDKNFHIHVDTSNEVNLSENGYVLKILNSLDSKFPEAIEAQNRLILHVADRGICTSRPLPNLRNELWSLETLERSGDAKFIVRLFTYVPGKIFLGVRYSPSLVHSVGKLAGKMNAACSDFFDPAFSNYKRIWSLTEVPKLTKFVGCLKDVKKEEAVLKVVKEFDEYVVSNYSTLKKGMIHGDLSDNNILIKASSSLPGDYEVVGFLDFGDANEAYYVFEIAILICYVMINAGAEDDPIELGGHALAGYLSEFPLSVADLSVLKICIAGRLIQTLVLGAYTASMEPENAAYVLQTQARGWEQLFSLCARSDQEVFDSWDSVLKLYNLTFKFKESV comes from the exons ATGACAGACGAAAGCAAAGCTGTGTTGAATCCTGGGGAAAAGGTTCAACCGGATGTAAGTAAGGAGGAAGCGGGCCGTCTGCTTCAGCGTCTGTATGGGATGTCCGCCATTAAAGTGGATGAGCTCAGTAGTTATGACGACAAGAATTTCCATATCCACGTGGACACCTCCAATGAAGTCAATTTATCCGAGAATGGATATGTTCTAAAAATACTGAACTCTCTCGATTCCAAATTTCCAGAAGCAATAG AAGCCCAGAATCGTTTAATTCTACATGTGGCAGACAGGGGTATATGTACCTCCCGTCCCTTACCGAACCTGCGGAACGAACTGTGGTCACTGGAAACGCTGGAGCGATCAG GAGACGCCAAATTTATAGTTCGCCTATTTACTTACGtccccggaaaaattttcttgGGGGTCAGATACTCTCCATCGCTTGTTCACAGCGTTGGAAAATTAGCGGGAAAAATGAATGCAGCGTGTTCG GATTTCTTTGACCCAGCCTTTTCAAACTACAAGCGGATATGGAGTTTAACGGAAGTCCCAAAACTTACCAAGTTCGTTGGTTGTCTGAAGGATGTGAAAAAGGAGGAGGCAGTGCTGAAAGTAGTCAAAGAGTTCGACGAATACGTGGTGTCTAATTATAGCACACTCAAGAAAG GTATGATCCACGGCGACCTCAGTGACAATAACATCCTTATCAAGGCGTCATCGTCCTTGCCCGGGGATTATGAAGTGGTCGGTTTTTTGGATTTTGGAGATGCCAATGAAGCTTACTATGTGTTTGAGATCGCCATTCTCATCTGTTACGTCATGATTAACGCAGGCGCAGAGGATGATCCCATCGAACTAGGTGGTCACGCTCTGGCGGGTTACTTGTCCGAGTTTCCCCTCTCTGTTGCAGATTTGTCTGTGTTGAAAATCTGCATTGCAGGGCGCCTTATCCAAACTCTTGTATTGGGTGCTTACACAGCGTCCATGGAACCAGAAAATGCCGCCTATGTGCTACAAACACAGGCCCGTGGCTGGGAGCAGCTTTTTTCACTGTGTGCAAGGTCAGACCAAGAGGTGTTCGACTCATGGGACAGCGTGCTTAAACTGTACAACCTAACCTTTAAGTTCAAGGAATCTGTGTAG